A portion of the Halobacillus ihumii genome contains these proteins:
- a CDS encoding LLM class flavin-dependent oxidoreductase, with product MSDKHAQNQIKNTPFSVLDLAPITVGNTASDAYKNTIDLAQHVEQWGYNRYWLAEHHNMPFIASSATSVIIGHVAAHTKAMRIGSGGIMLPNHAPLVIAEQFGTLESLFPGRIDLGLGRAPGTDPVTIRALRRDSRSDGNDFPQQLQELRAYFDPELRSEHNHVRAVPGDGLDLPIWLLGSSGFSAQLSGQLGLPFSFASHFSPNNTMAALDLYRRSFKPSKALEAPYAMLGVNVVAADTDEEAEYLATTLQQQFLNIIRNRETPLQPPVENMDEIWTEYEKASLQQQLGATIIGSKETVKRKLQSFIEETTADELMITSQIYDHQKRLRSYEILSEIKEES from the coding sequence ATGTCGGATAAACACGCACAAAATCAAATAAAAAATACACCGTTTTCCGTGCTCGATCTGGCTCCCATCACTGTTGGAAATACAGCATCTGATGCCTATAAAAATACGATCGATCTAGCACAGCATGTTGAACAATGGGGATATAACAGATATTGGCTGGCTGAGCATCATAACATGCCGTTTATCGCCAGTTCTGCTACCTCTGTTATTATTGGTCACGTTGCCGCCCATACAAAAGCGATGCGTATAGGCTCTGGGGGCATTATGCTGCCAAACCATGCTCCTCTCGTTATTGCAGAGCAATTCGGTACACTAGAATCCTTATTCCCAGGAAGAATTGATCTTGGCCTTGGACGTGCACCTGGAACAGATCCCGTTACCATCAGGGCTTTAAGAAGGGATTCGAGAAGTGATGGCAATGATTTTCCTCAACAGCTGCAGGAATTGCGTGCTTATTTTGATCCTGAATTGCGATCTGAACATAATCATGTGAGGGCCGTTCCTGGCGATGGCCTGGATCTGCCGATTTGGTTGTTAGGTTCAAGCGGCTTCAGTGCACAGCTGTCAGGCCAGCTAGGCTTGCCATTCTCATTTGCCAGCCACTTTTCACCAAATAATACAATGGCTGCCCTGGATTTATATCGTCGCAGTTTCAAACCATCAAAGGCACTTGAGGCCCCTTATGCGATGTTAGGTGTTAATGTTGTCGCAGCAGATACAGATGAGGAAGCTGAGTATTTAGCCACTACTCTTCAACAACAATTTTTAAATATCATCCGAAATCGCGAAACACCGCTGCAGCCGCCCGTTGAAAACATGGATGAGATTTGGACGGAGTATGAAAAGGCTTCTCTACAGCAACAATTAGGAGCTACTATCATCGGCAGCAAAGAAACCGTAAAGCGAAAGTTACAGTCGTTCATTGAGGAAACAACAGCAGATGAATTGATGATCACTTCTCAAATCTACGATCACCAGAAACGACTGCGCTCCTATGAAATTTTGTCCGAGATTAAGGAGGAATCGTAA
- a CDS encoding globin-coupled sensor protein, which produces MFQLFAIKTKPKQPSFSFDENVKGSIQLERGSDLEKQLKMVDLTNNDLAILKALQPFVSENIHTIVGQFYKNLEYQGSLMTIINEHSSVERLKQTLTVHIQEMFNGAINTQFVEKRKRIAAVHVHIGLQPKWYMCAFQDLLLSLIGIFETEITDQVQFSKAVRATTKILNLEQQIVLELFEEENLRLRAQDAEEKERSYRRIEQMSQELAAISQQASASTEQLTGQSEKILADSKKGTEVAQNVEHQSSEGKKQLELQQQQMNHIKESIKNISTEMESLKGVAEEISKIVTIVSSIAEQTNLLSLNASIEAARAGEHGAGFTVVANEVRKLSEQTKSSVSEVSKLIQSTNGQIHNVSHNVLDIDQLITDGTDKMDQTNHFFTEIVEAMAKNKQYNSGIEQELESFSQVIQEINDAVSQVAASSQQLTELTE; this is translated from the coding sequence ATGTTCCAACTTTTCGCCATAAAAACGAAACCGAAGCAGCCATCTTTTTCTTTTGATGAGAACGTTAAAGGATCGATTCAGCTTGAGAGAGGCTCTGATCTGGAGAAACAGCTTAAGATGGTTGATTTAACGAACAATGATTTGGCCATACTGAAAGCCCTGCAGCCGTTTGTTTCAGAAAATATTCATACCATCGTCGGGCAATTTTATAAAAACCTCGAATATCAGGGGTCGCTCATGACGATCATTAACGAGCATAGTTCAGTGGAGAGGCTGAAGCAGACATTAACGGTACATATTCAAGAAATGTTTAATGGTGCTATTAATACTCAATTTGTGGAAAAAAGAAAGCGTATTGCTGCGGTTCATGTTCATATTGGTCTGCAGCCGAAATGGTATATGTGTGCATTTCAAGATTTGCTGCTGTCGTTAATCGGAATTTTTGAGACAGAGATAACGGATCAGGTACAATTTAGTAAAGCAGTCCGTGCGACAACGAAGATTCTGAATTTGGAACAGCAAATCGTACTGGAATTATTCGAAGAAGAGAACTTGCGCTTGAGAGCTCAGGATGCGGAAGAGAAAGAGCGGTCTTACCGCAGAATTGAGCAAATGTCTCAGGAGTTAGCGGCGATCTCCCAGCAGGCCAGTGCATCTACGGAACAATTAACCGGTCAATCGGAGAAAATTTTAGCCGATTCAAAAAAAGGAACAGAGGTTGCACAAAACGTTGAACATCAATCCTCTGAGGGAAAGAAACAGCTTGAATTGCAGCAACAGCAAATGAACCATATCAAAGAAAGCATCAAGAACATTTCAACCGAGATGGAATCTTTAAAAGGTGTTGCGGAGGAGATTAGCAAAATCGTCACCATTGTTTCTTCCATTGCTGAACAAACAAACTTGCTTTCCCTAAATGCCTCAATCGAAGCAGCCCGCGCAGGAGAACATGGGGCAGGATTCACAGTGGTTGCGAATGAAGTGAGAAAATTATCAGAGCAAACAAAGTCCTCTGTATCCGAGGTTTCTAAGCTTATTCAATCAACAAATGGCCAGATTCATAATGTTTCCCACAATGTGCTTGATATCGATCAATTAATTACAGATGGTACTGATAAAATGGATCAAACCAACCACTTTTTCACTGAAATTGTAGAGGCGATGGCTAAAAACAAGCAATATAATTCAGGCATAGAACAGGAGCTCGAAAGTTTCTCTCAAGTGATTCAGGAAATAAATGATGCGGTATCACAAGTGGCTGCCTCCTCTCAACAGTTAACAGAACTAACTGAATAA
- a CDS encoding 3-ketoacyl-ACP reductase, whose product MQSLQGKVALITGAGRGIGRATAIALAEEGVHVGLVGLTEANIENVSAELEHTGVKRSIAQGDVSDIESVNQAVRKVSSELGPVDILINNAGIGKYGGFMDLNPEEWEKVIQVNLMGTYYVTRAVLPSMVERKSGDIVNISSTSGLRGTPTSSAYSASKFGVLGLSESLMQEVRKHNIRVNAITPSRVVTNFSGQYQENDDTDHLMQPEDLAEYIVSQLKLNPRTFVKSASLWATNPF is encoded by the coding sequence ATGCAATCACTACAAGGAAAAGTTGCTTTAATTACCGGAGCCGGCCGTGGAATCGGCCGAGCTACCGCCATAGCGTTAGCAGAAGAAGGTGTACATGTTGGACTTGTCGGATTAACGGAAGCGAATATAGAAAACGTTTCAGCCGAACTTGAACATACCGGAGTAAAAAGGTCCATCGCTCAAGGGGATGTGTCCGATATTGAATCCGTAAATCAAGCCGTTAGAAAAGTGTCAAGTGAATTAGGACCCGTCGATATCCTGATAAATAATGCAGGAATCGGTAAATATGGTGGTTTCATGGACTTAAACCCTGAAGAATGGGAAAAAGTCATTCAAGTCAACCTGATGGGAACGTATTATGTTACACGAGCTGTTCTGCCAAGTATGGTAGAAAGAAAAAGCGGAGACATCGTCAATATATCGTCTACCTCAGGTCTAAGAGGCACTCCTACTTCAAGTGCCTATAGTGCTTCGAAATTTGGTGTGCTTGGCTTATCTGAATCGTTAATGCAGGAAGTCAGAAAGCACAACATTCGTGTAAATGCAATAACGCCAAGCCGGGTAGTTACTAACTTTTCTGGTCAATATCAAGAAAATGATGACACAGACCACCTTATGCAGCCAGAGGATTTAGCTGAATATATCGTTTCACAACTCAAACTGAACCCTAGAACTTTTGTTAAATCTGCCAGCTTGTGGGCCACGAACCCTTTTTAA
- a CDS encoding ABC transporter ATP-binding protein gives MNELDVLSIDNCDVYIRDHHILTDVSFRTPRGTITALVGHNGAGKSTLMKAIIGSQEKSAGRISVAGIDQDDQFSFYKRQFSYIPEEPLLMSELTVYQHFQLYQKSYNIPDDSFKQRVNQYTEAFELTDKLDEYPESLSKGMRQKAQTICALLPEVPLLLIDEPFMGLDVYAGAYLERLLVDRKNDGTSILLTTHQLDKVRELADEFVMLKEGAVSSSGAVEQFHELDRRHT, from the coding sequence ATGAATGAATTAGACGTGCTGTCTATTGACAATTGTGATGTTTATATACGGGATCATCACATACTAACTGATGTATCTTTTCGAACTCCGCGGGGAACCATTACCGCATTAGTCGGACATAATGGAGCTGGTAAGTCCACTCTGATGAAAGCGATTATTGGCTCACAGGAAAAGTCGGCTGGAAGAATATCGGTTGCGGGAATCGATCAAGATGATCAATTTTCATTTTATAAGCGGCAATTCAGTTATATTCCAGAAGAGCCATTGTTAATGAGCGAATTAACCGTCTATCAACATTTTCAACTTTATCAAAAGAGTTACAACATACCTGATGACTCATTCAAACAAAGGGTCAATCAATATACAGAAGCATTTGAGTTAACCGATAAACTGGATGAATACCCTGAGTCATTATCAAAAGGGATGAGACAGAAGGCGCAAACAATCTGTGCTTTGCTGCCTGAAGTTCCATTACTTTTAATTGATGAACCATTTATGGGGCTTGATGTTTATGCGGGCGCTTATCTTGAGAGATTACTAGTAGACCGAAAGAATGACGGAACGAGCATTTTGTTAACCACTCACCAGTTGGACAAGGTGCGTGAGCTGGCTGATGAATTTGTGATGTTAAAAGAAGGTGCCGTATCTTCTTCAGGAGCTGTTGAGCAATTTCATGAGCTCGATCGGAGGCATACATAA
- a CDS encoding carbohydrate ABC transporter permease: MVQSKKQKYLFLAFCLIPTFVMFSIFTLYPLFSGLYYSFFEWSGASQDKEFIGFSNYIQLINDEIIPMTIVHDYFLVAAKVLGIMVLALFFAVALTQLKIKEAPFYRIVFFFPNIMSVVVIGILWTFIYNPSLGLINSGLQFVGLEDWARPWLGSEKWALPSLVLPSVWAGIGLFMLMLMGGIANVSKSYYEAAEIDGANEWQQFWKVTLPLVWPQIKISILYIVITTLNGSFIIVQIMTGGGPNNSTHVMGSYLYEQAFVQYNFGYGATIGVMILILSLITVLILQFFMRRERVEY; encoded by the coding sequence ATGGTACAGTCTAAAAAACAAAAGTATCTGTTTTTAGCCTTTTGTTTAATTCCAACTTTTGTGATGTTTTCTATTTTTACGCTATATCCATTGTTCAGTGGTTTATACTATTCTTTTTTTGAATGGTCTGGTGCTTCACAGGACAAGGAATTTATTGGGTTTAGCAACTACATACAATTAATAAATGATGAGATCATTCCTATGACCATTGTTCATGACTATTTTCTCGTTGCAGCAAAAGTGCTGGGGATTATGGTGCTGGCTCTTTTCTTTGCTGTCGCCTTGACCCAATTAAAGATAAAAGAAGCGCCATTTTACCGTATCGTTTTCTTCTTTCCTAATATCATGTCAGTTGTTGTCATTGGTATTCTTTGGACGTTCATTTACAATCCAAGCTTGGGACTGATTAATTCCGGGCTGCAGTTTGTCGGATTAGAAGACTGGGCGCGGCCATGGTTAGGGAGCGAAAAGTGGGCCCTTCCCAGTTTGGTACTGCCATCTGTCTGGGCTGGGATTGGTTTATTCATGCTAATGCTTATGGGCGGGATTGCGAATGTTTCAAAGAGTTATTATGAAGCAGCCGAAATAGACGGAGCCAATGAATGGCAGCAGTTTTGGAAAGTTACCTTGCCGCTTGTCTGGCCGCAAATCAAAATCTCTATTCTTTACATCGTAATTACTACGTTAAATGGGTCGTTTATTATCGTTCAGATTATGACGGGCGGGGGACCTAACAATTCCACTCACGTCATGGGGTCTTATTTATATGAACAGGCCTTTGTGCAATATAACTTTGGCTATGGCGCAACGATTGGGGTTATGATCTTAATCCTGTCACTAATTACAGTATTGATCCTGCAATTCTTTATGCGTCGTGAGCGAGTAGAATACTAG
- a CDS encoding class D sortase produces the protein MKKIGVLMSIFGLGLVLWNGYQWWQQTSVVTHNTSLAQSVDQEWSQTTEQPTLQVKNVEVHQTRPAYERGEKVGKFVIPRLGTVYPVFFGTDADTLKKGVGIYDTAFTNVPASKQHTALAGHRDTTFRHLDQLFEGDRIYLKVDNVKYEYQIRKTWITNADDRSVIVTKQTPTLTLTTCYPFDYIGSAPDRYIVQAALIGKSKVDKE, from the coding sequence ATGAAAAAGATCGGGGTCTTGATGAGTATTTTCGGACTTGGGTTAGTGCTGTGGAATGGTTATCAGTGGTGGCAGCAAACATCAGTGGTAACTCATAATACTTCGCTGGCTCAGTCCGTAGATCAAGAATGGTCCCAAACAACTGAACAACCGACTTTACAAGTGAAGAATGTGGAAGTTCACCAGACTAGGCCTGCCTATGAACGTGGTGAGAAGGTGGGGAAGTTTGTAATTCCTAGGTTAGGAACAGTGTATCCAGTTTTCTTTGGAACGGATGCCGATACGTTAAAAAAGGGAGTCGGAATTTACGATACCGCCTTTACGAATGTTCCAGCATCCAAGCAGCATACTGCTCTTGCAGGCCACCGAGATACGACCTTTCGTCACTTGGATCAATTATTTGAAGGAGACCGGATTTATTTAAAGGTAGATAATGTGAAATACGAATATCAGATTAGGAAAACGTGGATAACAAATGCTGATGACCGATCGGTGATTGTTACGAAGCAAACTCCAACTTTAACGCTTACGACATGTTACCCGTTTGATTATATTGGATCGGCCCCTGATCGATATATTGTTCAAGCTGCCTTGATAGGTAAGTCAAAAGTGGATAAAGAGTGA
- a CDS encoding carbohydrate ABC transporter permease translates to MTRTGIRIPLVLWSLAVLYPIIWMFIGSFKSNGEIYANPWGLPKSFNLENFTTAWTEYNIDTSVFNSLIVTVVGALLTLFLAIPTAYAIERLRFRGSQLLFTLYVSAMMIPMVLGWIPLFFLLARFNMLDNIYGLAIVYAVSQLPFTIFVLTSFMSTIPKSLEESAAIDGLSPYGVLLKIITPLSMSGIITVTIMNAIQFWNEYFMALIFLQTEENYTLALAIDFISSEAQYTNAWGTLFASLTIAIVPVIILYAIFQQRIAKGMTEGAIKG, encoded by the coding sequence ATGACAAGAACGGGAATTCGCATCCCATTGGTTCTATGGTCGCTTGCTGTACTTTATCCGATCATATGGATGTTTATTGGGTCTTTTAAATCGAACGGAGAAATTTATGCTAATCCTTGGGGGCTGCCCAAATCTTTTAATCTGGAAAATTTCACTACAGCCTGGACAGAATACAATATTGACACAAGTGTTTTTAATAGTTTAATTGTAACCGTAGTAGGCGCTCTGTTAACGCTATTCCTAGCGATCCCTACCGCCTACGCTATCGAACGTCTGCGGTTTCGCGGCAGTCAGTTACTGTTTACGTTGTATGTTTCAGCTATGATGATTCCAATGGTGTTAGGATGGATTCCATTATTCTTCTTACTTGCTCGTTTTAACATGCTCGATAATATATATGGGCTTGCCATTGTCTACGCTGTCAGTCAACTTCCTTTTACGATCTTTGTATTAACGAGTTTTATGAGTACCATTCCGAAGTCGCTGGAGGAATCGGCGGCTATAGACGGGCTTTCACCCTATGGGGTTCTGTTAAAAATCATTACGCCTCTTTCCATGTCAGGGATTATAACCGTTACGATTATGAATGCGATTCAATTTTGGAATGAATATTTCATGGCACTCATCTTTCTTCAAACAGAAGAAAATTACACGTTAGCACTGGCGATTGATTTCATAAGCAGTGAAGCCCAGTATACGAATGCATGGGGCACTCTTTTTGCTAGTTTAACGATTGCTATCGTTCCCGTTATTATTCTATACGCGATCTTCCAACAGCGGATTGCTAAAGGGATGACAGAAGGGGCGATCAAAGGGTAA
- a CDS encoding response regulator transcription factor, with product MIKILVVDDDPHLRKLVRVHLEQNGYNVLEAADGAYASSKLENHTIDLAIVDLMMPNKDGFQLSKEIREVYDIPIIILTAKDSLVDKAKSYKAGTDDYMVKPFEEDELLFRVQAILRRFNRVSSQLIELNQTKLDKRSYEVKQGSKITVLPLKEFELLYQLASFPNRTFTREELIEKVWGLEFAGDDRTVDVHIKRLRQRFKDSDDFSIKTVRGVGYKLEET from the coding sequence ATGATCAAAATACTCGTCGTTGACGACGACCCGCATTTGCGTAAACTTGTACGCGTACATTTAGAACAGAATGGATACAACGTTCTTGAAGCGGCTGATGGAGCATATGCCTCCTCCAAGCTCGAAAACCATACGATCGATTTAGCCATCGTTGATTTGATGATGCCGAATAAAGACGGCTTTCAACTGTCAAAAGAGATCAGAGAGGTTTATGATATTCCGATCATTATTTTAACAGCGAAAGACAGTCTTGTTGATAAAGCAAAAAGCTATAAAGCAGGGACAGATGATTATATGGTGAAACCATTTGAAGAGGATGAGCTGCTGTTTCGTGTACAAGCTATTCTTAGAAGATTTAACCGTGTCAGTTCGCAATTGATTGAGCTGAACCAGACAAAGCTTGATAAACGTTCCTATGAGGTGAAACAAGGTTCAAAGATTACCGTCCTCCCCTTGAAAGAGTTTGAACTCCTTTATCAACTCGCAAGCTTTCCGAATCGAACCTTTACAAGGGAAGAGCTCATCGAAAAGGTTTGGGGGCTTGAATTTGCAGGAGACGATCGGACCGTTGATGTCCACATCAAACGACTGCGTCAAAGGTTCAAAGACTCTGATGACTTTTCGATCAAAACGGTTCGTGGAGTTGGCTATAAGTTGGAGGAAACATGA
- a CDS encoding ABC transporter substrate-binding protein has product MKKVLKGPVLFGWIAILSLILVVGCSSDEEASSEGDNSELMNDGKVNGELEIQYFVGGYGDSWWKEVIADFKEEYPDVTVTEHAGPNINQEMRSRWVSGDPPDVVYIDGAGSSETQMVEDGQLMNLTDWVKDVEVDGKPILESFIVDPAKYDGEIYSLPLVFDTWGTWYDEAWFEEEGYKVPTDFESFMSTMGEIKEGEDIAPFVTTGKHPYYFLRGMLYPAFGAAGGDQLLEDVITGKEGAWTSEPVLEVMKKVEQMQKEGYIDKGFGALNHTQSQMNFLLHKNAFIPVGFWLPNEMEKDKPEDFKYGFIPSPMQDAGEPFAVVPDLRPLAIAEEADNPEAAKAFVDFVFTKEYATLFSEHTGAIMNINGVDLSENENVPNYLIEANAMINDPEQVQIYQKPHPMSADLETPISNALVSLMLGNITAEEFCQQAEEAAAEYRNSK; this is encoded by the coding sequence TTGAAGAAGGTACTCAAAGGTCCTGTTTTGTTCGGGTGGATAGCGATACTTAGCTTAATTCTAGTTGTGGGCTGCTCCTCGGATGAAGAAGCGTCTTCTGAAGGGGATAACAGTGAGCTTATGAACGATGGAAAAGTAAATGGCGAGCTTGAAATTCAGTATTTTGTTGGCGGGTATGGGGACTCATGGTGGAAAGAAGTCATTGCCGACTTTAAAGAGGAGTATCCTGATGTAACTGTAACGGAGCATGCGGGCCCTAATATTAACCAAGAGATGAGATCGCGCTGGGTTTCAGGTGATCCACCTGACGTTGTTTATATTGATGGAGCTGGCTCCAGCGAAACGCAGATGGTTGAGGATGGACAGCTGATGAATCTCACCGACTGGGTGAAGGATGTTGAAGTCGACGGTAAACCTATTTTAGAAAGTTTTATTGTAGACCCGGCTAAATATGATGGGGAAATCTACTCGTTACCGCTAGTCTTTGATACGTGGGGAACCTGGTATGATGAAGCTTGGTTTGAAGAAGAAGGCTATAAAGTACCAACTGACTTTGAAAGCTTTATGAGCACTATGGGAGAGATTAAAGAAGGCGAAGATATTGCACCGTTTGTGACAACTGGAAAACACCCTTATTACTTCTTACGCGGGATGTTATACCCAGCCTTTGGAGCTGCCGGCGGGGATCAACTCCTTGAGGACGTGATTACAGGGAAAGAAGGCGCCTGGACAAGTGAACCCGTTCTTGAAGTTATGAAAAAAGTGGAACAAATGCAGAAAGAGGGCTATATTGATAAAGGATTTGGGGCCTTGAACCATACCCAATCGCAAATGAACTTCCTTCTTCATAAGAATGCTTTTATTCCTGTAGGGTTCTGGCTGCCAAATGAAATGGAGAAAGATAAGCCAGAAGACTTTAAGTATGGATTTATTCCTTCCCCTATGCAGGATGCAGGTGAACCTTTCGCTGTAGTTCCTGACTTGCGTCCGCTTGCGATTGCTGAAGAAGCAGATAATCCTGAAGCTGCCAAAGCCTTTGTAGACTTTGTCTTCACGAAGGAATATGCTACTTTATTCTCTGAACACACAGGAGCGATTATGAACATCAATGGTGTGGATTTGTCCGAGAACGAAAATGTTCCGAATTACTTAATCGAAGCGAATGCGATGATTAACGATCCAGAACAAGTTCAAATCTATCAAAAGCCGCACCCAATGAGTGCCGATTTGGAAACACCGATTAGTAACGCGTTAGTCTCATTAATGCTGGGCAATATTACAGCAGAAGAATTTTGTCAGCAGGCAGAAGAAGCTGCTGCTGAGTATCGAAACAGCAAGTAA
- a CDS encoding alkaline phosphatase, which produces MKKSIWRKVLSVTVLSSMIFGTTTGMSVEPVKAEEGQSPEIKNVIFLIGDGMGPAYTTAYRYLKDDPDTKKMEPTAFDPHLVGMQSTYSYDPHFDGGPDDEKENIPDSAATATSMSSGVKTYNGAIAVDLQQENTQTVLEVAKKKGKATGLVATSQITHATPAAFGSHENSRQSYNKIADDYYDDLINGKHKVDVLLGGGTDYFVRDDRNLAKEFQGDGYNYVTSTEELMSNESDQLLGLFAPVGLDKAIDRPEKQPSLQQMTSEALETLSQDEDGFFLMVEGSQIDWAGHDNDVVAAMSEMEDFEKAFQEAIEFAKKDKHTLVVATADHSTGGFSIGEGGVYKWNTDVIQAAQHTPDYMAQQIVEEGAEVEATLNENIDFDLKQEEIQAVKEALETSSEEDRLLEVDNAIENIFNERSGTGWTTSGHTGVDVPVYAFGPGSEMFAGRIDNTKQAENIFKILGANPSGSEGGELADTATNYPAGILFGALLLGAGGVLLFRKRSVR; this is translated from the coding sequence ATGAAAAAAAGCATTTGGAGAAAGGTATTGTCGGTGACAGTGTTATCATCGATGATCTTTGGGACAACCACTGGGATGTCTGTTGAGCCAGTAAAGGCAGAAGAAGGACAGAGCCCTGAGATTAAGAACGTTATTTTTTTAATTGGGGATGGTATGGGTCCAGCCTATACGACAGCTTATCGATACTTAAAAGATGACCCAGACACGAAGAAAATGGAGCCGACCGCTTTCGATCCACATTTGGTAGGCATGCAATCAACTTATTCATATGATCCTCACTTTGATGGCGGTCCTGACGATGAAAAAGAGAATATCCCTGACTCTGCTGCTACGGCAACCTCTATGTCTTCCGGAGTGAAAACATATAATGGTGCAATAGCCGTGGACTTACAACAGGAAAATACCCAAACAGTGCTTGAGGTAGCAAAGAAGAAAGGTAAGGCTACCGGGCTTGTTGCAACTTCACAAATTACACACGCTACACCAGCAGCCTTTGGTTCACATGAAAACTCTCGTCAAAGTTATAATAAAATTGCAGATGATTATTATGATGATTTAATTAATGGAAAGCATAAAGTAGACGTTCTCCTTGGGGGCGGTACCGACTATTTCGTTCGTGATGACCGTAACCTTGCGAAAGAATTTCAAGGGGATGGTTATAACTATGTAACTTCTACTGAGGAATTAATGAGCAACGAGAGTGATCAGTTGTTAGGATTATTTGCCCCTGTCGGCCTTGATAAAGCAATTGATCGACCTGAAAAGCAGCCTTCTCTGCAGCAAATGACCTCAGAGGCATTGGAAACGTTGAGTCAAGATGAGGATGGTTTCTTCTTAATGGTAGAAGGAAGCCAAATCGATTGGGCGGGCCATGATAATGATGTGGTGGCTGCTATGAGTGAAATGGAGGATTTTGAAAAAGCGTTCCAGGAAGCGATTGAGTTTGCTAAAAAGGACAAACATACTTTAGTTGTGGCTACTGCTGACCATTCTACTGGTGGCTTTTCTATCGGAGAAGGGGGAGTGTACAAGTGGAATACTGATGTTATCCAAGCAGCACAACATACTCCTGATTACATGGCTCAACAAATCGTAGAAGAAGGAGCGGAAGTTGAGGCCACATTGAACGAGAACATTGATTTTGACTTAAAACAAGAGGAAATTCAAGCTGTTAAAGAAGCCTTGGAAACTTCCTCTGAAGAAGATCGATTGCTTGAAGTAGATAACGCCATCGAGAACATTTTTAATGAGCGATCTGGGACTGGCTGGACAACTAGCGGCCATACAGGTGTGGATGTTCCCGTTTATGCGTTTGGGCCTGGATCAGAGATGTTTGCAGGGCGCATTGATAATACGAAACAAGCGGAAAATATTTTCAAAATATTGGGAGCAAATCCTTCAGGCAGTGAAGGTGGGGAACTAGCTGATACAGCGACAAATTATCCTGCTGGCATACTCTTTGGAGCACTTCTCTTAGGTGCAGGCGGTGTTCTTCTTTTCCGAAAAAGGTCTGTACGCTAA